In Nicotiana tabacum cultivar K326 chromosome 10, ASM71507v2, whole genome shotgun sequence, the DNA window tatgcccagatttgcatttggaggCTTCTAAAAGATTTTGACCACAATTGGCGAAAGTCGACAATTTGGAGGTTTCAAagattcataagtttgaccgagagttgactttgatgatatcaggttcAGATTATAGTTTttggagttggaataggtttgttacaTTATTTGAAACtcgtgtgaaaaatttgaagtcattctgagttgatttgatatggttcggcacaagttttgaaaattgaaagttcaaaagttcattaaatttgatttgagatgcgattcataattttgatgtttttatgtgtaatttgaggcctcgagtacgtccgtattatattttgggattattTAGTATGTTCGAATGGGATCCCGATggactcaggtgagtttcgaggtagtttcggatcatttcggagaaTGATTTCATAGTTGTTTTCTGCTATCTTATGTTGCCTCAATTATTCTTCATGATCGCGAAGCTATAGCTACAATTGTGTAGGTTCTGATTTGGAGCTATACAATTCTCTCTTCGCATTCACGGGATATCGGTCGCATTCACGCAGCTTTGTGAGGTTTTTGCATCGCGTCCGCATATCATGGAAGTAGTTGGAGGCTTTATTCATAACGTTTGCGCAGGAGGCGGCGCGTTCGCGAACATCTAGTGGAtttttcatcgcgttcgtgaggtaTGTGTCGCGAATGCATAGAGTTATTTTGTGGCAGTGAATTTTGTTCATCGTGAATGCGAGGCttcttccgcattcgcgaagggtgtcCCTAGAACAAtgttataaagtactctatttcggaccTTGAActtatttatcatattttgagctggggagctcggatttgggaaaTGTTGGAGAGGaattttaccatatggattggggtaagtattttttactcgattttgattatactacatgaatctatcttcgattttggcatttgattgatagttctaaaagagaaattggagattttttcctaaactttcctaaagtgaataattgaatTTTGAACATAGATTCGAAGTCAAATtggagtaaaattagtatggatcgtattcgaatgggttgttaaaatttgtgagttttgtcgggttccaaggtgcgggtccgggttgactttgagtatttgattaaagatttgacctatattgtttgagtttgttttcttttgcattatttgatgatttgagttgtttttaGCTAGTTTCGAGtagttcggaggtcgatttgcgCGGGATggtatttctagagtattgtttggcttactCGGCATTTAATTTGGCGTGCTTAAGATATATATCTTAcctaaacatggttgaggcactagttgctggaGTTATTAGTGATAGCTATTTGCTATGAGTGGCATACATGTGTAGGGCTAAGCCCACGTGCGTGCACGAGGTATtttccatgctcggggtagtgcttaagCTAATATGCCTTTAATTGATTGCTAAACTTCATGATGTGATGCTTCTCTTATTTGTACCCCTGTTGTGAGCTATTTGAGTAATGTTTGGGATTGCATAGAGGTTAATCCCCTGATTGAGCCCGATAGCTGCTATTTTGTGATGTATTCAACTGATTTGAGCTATGTTATCCCACTTGTACATGCATATACCTTAGTATGTCACTTATACCAGTTCAGGACtatgaaatttgatgttcttgattatgtatatgtattcttgtatatctgctttatgtgtgatatgatttggacggGTAGCTTGTGACCAAGTAGGGAGGATTGTGATATTGTGCTTGTAGCCACGtcgggcagattgtgatattgtgcATGTGACCATACTGGGCAGATTGTGATATAGTACATATGACCACGCCGGGCTAATTGTGAtcattagcacgtgagttatccgtgcaattgttatattattagcacgtgagttgtccatgcagcacatgAATATTttgtgcggatccaaatattaatattattggcacgtgaattgtccgtgcagcacatgaatTTTttgtgcggatccaaatattaatattattggcacgtgattgtccgtgcagcacgtgagttctCCCTACATCACATGTGTTATCCGTGCAACGTGTGGATATGGATTcatcccctagggtcaccctctcatgtttctctcttgatggtgtacatgcaGATTGTGAGAAACTGAagggtttctggttgatgtgagctctgggaTAGCTAGTTATTGGTTTGGTTCAGTTACTGAGATTTTGATGTGGGCCTGAGAGCCTGATgtgatttctatttttattgggttgtgcgccgcaatggGTTGATATTTGGTTATCGCATTtcttctttacttgcaatttccttggttgtttaccTGGTTTATTttcatatcttctttatatgttggattgttgattgaGCTGAATAAGTTGGGAAAATATGTGACCACCAAGGCGATTTTTATCTgtgatttcatgatttgattATGTTTCTGTTCTATACTTGTTGGAATTTATGAATTGTACAGGTGATAGCGAGTATCATTTGTAATCCTTGCTTCTATTACCTCactgaggttagttttgatacttattgagtacatgtggtcggttatactcatattacacttatgcaccttgcgtgcagattttggagctgatgcTGCTAGTGGGAGCTGGCATTAAAGATATACCTACCTTtcggatatagctaccacttgtccttggtagttttagattgtaaattatatatttcaaacatatatattatttcatactagctttgtaaaatctaagtcttagtgtcTCGTAACTTATACTATCGGTACTTGGGTTACTGTATAAAAGTTTAGTTATCATTGATTTCTTATTAATctcatttggattgtattgactgttagttggcttacctagcgggttgggttaggtattATCACGGTTAATTGAATTTTGGGTTGTGGCAGTCTCCCGGTTCAGTCTCCTTTGTCTTATATGATCTATTATGCAGTTTCCATATTAAAATGCTTCTGTGGTTGTCCAATAATGTAATAGAAATTTATGTTACTTTAAAATTCAAGTCATGATCAGGATTAATCCTAGAAGATTAATAATGTCAGCTTATATTTCAAGAAATAATAATAGTTTGATGAGGAATTAAGCAGAGCTCTCATCTTGTTAAGTTTGCTAGCTCAATGATCCATTACCATTGAATATCAAATGTGATCATGTAATGTCTCTTGGAAAAGAATAACTTAAGAAGAAGCCGATTGACCAAAATGAGAATCCCAAATTATACGAACAATAGGTCTTATATGTAAAGGTTCCGATATACACGATTCAAAATCTCTTCGCCAAACTAtgtaaaaatagattttcataaGAAAATTATTGGTAAATTGATCGAAGTGAGAAGCATAATTATTATGTCAGTAAAAAACTTATGACTGCACCAACTATGAGAAAAGACCTCATAAGCGTCAATATGGCGCCGCACCACTCATCAATGCATGGTGGTGGAACAGAGGACATAATTCAAGATCTAAAATTTTAATTCTTTCGTGTTTCCGCGGTATAACATATTCTTCCATAGAGCGAAGATATGGATATAGGAAGTCAAATCAATTCGATGATGTAAGCGTATATCTTATACTGAAGTGTCATAGCCTGATAGGAGATGTTTGGACTATCTTGTTATGAGATCTCCAGCAAAAAGGCCTTTTCTTGCATTTGGTTTCATTGACATTGGAGTGAATCATTTCCCACATAACTTGTATATCATTGTATCCTGAACAAGCCTCCATATCCTTGTAAAGATTCACTAATCCACTTCTATTTCCTGTCAGTACAAATCATCAACTTAGGCCTTAAGATGGGACAACAAAAAAAATTTATGTTTCGAGATTTTCAGCAAGTGTATCTTACCTTTGTTTCTAACACTAAGAAATCTGAACTTAGTTGGAAATAGAAATGAGTTCTTGAAGTTGAAGCTCTTAGTAGGAAGCAGAAATGAGCTGTTGAAGTTGAAGCAGAGCCAAAGCTTCCTCATTTCCTTTTCTACAAACCATGTCTTTGACCttgatactatatataatgcataatGAGTTTTTTTATAGATATTAATCTTTTAAGAGCAGAAAATCCAAAAGGATTAGACAAAGTAGAAAACAACACCCAATAAGATGGAAAAACCTTTTAAGATCATATAAATTAATTTACTTTCTATAACGAAAAATCGTAAAACCAGTTTAATTAGGGGAAATTTTGAATATTTGAGGGAAGGAAATAGGCATGTTGAGTAGGCagaattttttttggaattttgttttCCTACTTATTCTTTTGATCAAAAGATTCCAAGTCCTATTGTTTCTTAAGGCGGTGATAATGGGACCCTGGTCAAACGGTTTGTTggattttcttctatttgcttccgccttgctttctttcattttctcatttttcgTTTGATTGATCATTCATCTTTCTTTGTTTATATTGTTTTTTAATAATTAGTTCACTTTCATTAACAAAAGAACATCATATTTTTaaacatttaattttaaattttctattttattcttGATAACATATTTTTATAACCATTGAAGTGTGATGACATATTTAAGTGTATATTGGTTTTTTAAGCTAGTTTCGTACTCAATCAAATAGTATCACATAAAATAAAAGGAATGGATTAAAACTAAAAAACCAACCGGCTCCTAAAATTGCTTTATTGCAGAAATTATCATCAATTTATGTGCATGTGATTAAACAAACTTACAGATATCAAGTAGTTGAAATTTAACTTATCTTCCTATAATGATCACAATTATTATGTTGAGAACGAATGCATGTGGACTGGACTAACCAATAGTTCTTGTAATGTACTGAGCGGCAAGTGCTTGGATTGACATTTCACCAACTCGTTTACTTACCTTTAACCCAAAATTATGTTCTTATTCGGTTTGGTACACTGAAAACTGGAAGTACTGCTTCTCATAAATTATACTCTAATACTTCATTCCTAACTTATGTGATTTTTTTTAGTCAGTTCCAAATCGAATTATATATCTTTATACTTAGTataaatttaactttaaaatgctTGTATTACCATTATTGAGAttatttatagtcacacaaataatatacattattctagatcataaatttcaaatcttttctttttttctaaacTTTGTGTTCAGTCAAACACAATCACATAAATTGAGACGATAAgagtaatattttattttatcttatcaTATGATTTTGACACGTATATTGCACCCTCTCGAACTTCCGTTGAcaaaaggatttttttttatgACGGATGTAGAGGATGAGACAACAGAAAGAAAAAATCTGTTACTGGAATTGAAACTAAAGGAGAATCCAGAATTCTAAACCCACTCATCCTTTGTGACAATATATAAACACATTCCAGcttgaaaaggaaaaaataggaTCCATTGCCAAAAGATGCACCGAAGTTTCGTGGGGAAGTGCACGGTTAaccactaataacacatgtatttatttttaaggtactgtttaaaatgtctttagtctttagccactgttttaataaattttaactgCCCGGAtaaaaatacccttctgctcatgtcCATAAcatttgaacttaacttcaggactttatgactacatgtccttaacttttgaacttgtaactgtaagtttaGGACcaggtgtccttaactttttagcttattagtctaagttcaggaactattgtccttaacttttgggcttcttagcctaagttcaggacctatatattgtccttaacttttgagcttgttagtctaagttcaagaCTTTAAGacatattgtccttaacttttgaacttgtaactgtaagttcaggacctattgtccttaacttttgggcttcttagcctaagttcaggacctattgtccttaacttttgagcttgttatcgaagttcaggacctattgtcattaacttttgagcttgttattcgaagttcaggacctattgtccataacttttgaacttaacttcaggacttcaggactacttgtccttaacttttcaacttgaaactctaaatTCAGGATGTCACTTCTCCCCCTCCGCCATCAAACTTGTATGCGTACTCTTCTCCACTGAAATCGAAGTTGTAAGTTTCCTCTAAGATTCCTTCTCTCTCATGGAAAGGAAATTGAACAAATTCCTAATACTTGTTTCAGTGTTTTGGTTTTTGGAAATAGAGAATATCTTTTGTTTTGAGAAACTAATTTTGTGTTTACAACAGAGAAGACAAAACTGGTATGCAGATTATATGTTTGAGTGAATGCTTAACTGAATCTGTAATAAAATTGGTGTTTGATAGAAGAGAAATTATGAGCGAGGGTTACTAAGAGAAAAAATGCACAGAAGAGATTGAGAGAGAAGCACACATAGCCAGCCACTTCTGTACAGAGAGAAGCGAGGGTTTGGgaagaaaagaaattgaagaaagggtaaaaatgtcttttcaaaataattttaatagagtagtggctatttttgctcaacattagaATTGGTGGATAAAAAATAAACACCACCTTATTTAGTGGTTACCACACGCCATTTTTACAAGTTTCGTACCCAACTTAAATGGGCTGAATCTAGCTGAGACACAGGCCCAAAACATTCGGATCCTGGCCAACTTGAAACTAGAAATGACGTTGGATGGATCATTTTTAAACTACGTCATATTTAGATCCCGTTAAGAAAATTTAGAGAAAATAACCTTGCTTCAAAACTAAAGCACGCTGATCAGAATTTTAAAGCACCGAGAATTTTAATGATCACCACAATTTTCAGCCAAAATAGAAAAAATTCTTGCGATAGCTTAGAATTTTGTGGCCAATTACATAAAAAATTTCGACAATCATTCAAAATTTTGTGActatctgtcacgaccctaaccccgaactcgATCGTAATGGCacttctcgtgaagacaaggtcagccagtCTAACACAACTCATCCTTTTAAGCAGTTAAATAGCATAAAAatagtttaaacatgatttaatagcaATAGCTAGCGGAAATAGAGATAACAAAGTGGAAacccatcccgacacagccctaaccggggtgtcacaagtcacgagcatctatgaTACTGaatcctcaaatgtaactacagagtttCAAATACTGAGCTAGAAACGTAAAAGAAATAGATAGAGAGGAGCtccaggctgcgaacgccaacagctacccaaagactcctcgaagatccgcctgaagctgaaatgaatcagcactcgggagtgGAACCAGcgacgcctgaatctgcacacatggtgcagggagtaatgtgagtactccgacccagtgagtaataaatataaataatgactaaaagtaaaaaaatacgTATACACAaggtattctataatgaagcagttaAATAAGAAATTTGCAAGCAGAAAACCAATGAAAAGTAGAATAAAATACTTCTacaacaattaaacaggtaatcGACAGACAATTATgataaaataaacacatagaagttcgcccctcaggcacagtatcaacaatttctgcccctcgggctcaatctcacatcacaatgggtactcgcgctcactgggggtgtgcagattccgggaggagccccttacggcccaagcgcaatatcaagccatctcatggcatcaaatctaggccctcggcctcatatcaatcaagccactgcgtggcgtatatatgtatctcaggcactcggcctcatatcagtatcaatgttcctcacaatataggtcgtcggccttacttagtccaaaaatcatcacaagcccctcgggctatagtaaaacagtgttttcagcccaaacatcatttaaaatatcatttaagtcttgaaaactgagaaAGAATGGTTGAATAGTAAAAATAGTGGGAaactatcatgactgagttcaagtaacaaGCCAAAACAGTGATAAAATATCAATAAAtagccccgaagggttcaaatagttggcactaggcccaattatggcattcagcccaaataatgatgacaaCACATAGTttacaatcaaatacgcggtaaaatcattaatcgggacggaccaagtcacaatccccaatagtatatGACCACACGCTCATCGTCaagtgcgtgtctcacctcaatatagcactacaatgtgcaaatccgaggtttcaaaccctcaggacatcatttataatcattacgcacctcgaaccggctaactctctagctcacgacgcctttgccccttgaatcggcctccacgcgcatcaaatctatccaaaatcagaacgaatacgtcacaatatgctaaggaaacaaagcccgagcaaaacaatcgaaaaataccaaaaatctcgaaattagaaAAAtttgagccccgggcccacttctcgaaactcagaaattttcacatcaatgagttccttatctccccacgagttcatacacaCCAAAaattctcaaatccgaccccaaatggccctccaaatccccaaatcaaaagtccaaaattccaagccctagttcttccatttttagcttaagattTCATGATTTCTTggtggatttcacaatagattcgagttttaggtccgaaattcttacctccaaacgtttctccttgaatccctcttcaatttccttcaaaaagctcccaAAAAGACCAACTATGGAGTAAATGAGctccaaaatcgcggatgaaatgaattaaaacattctgcccaggcctgcttttccttcatcgcgatcgcggcacttccctcgcgattgcgaagaacaaaTTTTAAACTCCCCAAaattacactacgcgaacgcgaccaggaCCATGCAAACGCGATGCCTCTGCCTcctacaccttcgcgaacgcgacctcacctacgcgaacgcgatgcacaaatgATCTTCAGCCCAtcttcctctacgcgatcgcgagtgccttcacgcgaacgcgatgcacagctTCCCagccttccgcgaacgcgaagcttctcacgcgaacgcgaaggcttaattctggacttcctcaaatccttctacgcaatcgcgatacaccctacgcgatcgcgaagggtaattcTCTACAACACCTAATCAGATTTTTTTGCAACTCCCGAACTCCAAAAATGACCCGAATGACCATCCGAAAGTCACtggaggccctcgggacctcaaccaaaggcaccaacacatcctaaaatcttattcaaacttgctccaatcatcaaaacaccttaaacaacatcaaatcactcaaaacacatcagattcaagcttaagtttctaaaatcttccgaaatacgctttcgatcaaaaacccaatcaaaccacgtccgaatgacctgaaattttgcatacacatcccaaatgatacaacgaagctactgcaactctcgaaattccattccgactcttatatcaaaatctcacttatccaccagaaatcgccaaaataataacttcatcaattcaagcctaattctactctggacctccaaaacccattccgatcacactcctaagccataaattacctcccgaagctaaccgaatcatcggaactcacattagagctctctaacacataagcaacatccggttgacttttccaacttaaaccttcttaaaagagactaagtgtctcattcttaccaaatcctctccgaactcaaactgATCAAtctgatcacataaaacacggataacgaagcataaagaagcagaaatggggaaaatggagaggtaactcatgagacgactggccgggtcgtcacactatTATAACTTACAAAATTATAGCAACTGTCGAAATTCTGGCGAGCAATTAGAATTTTGTGGCTAATTGCAGAAAACTATGGTAATAGTCAAAATTTTGTGATGATTGTTATAAATTGCAACATTATGACAACTGCCAGATTTCGGACTAAACATGGAAATAGTATCATGGTTGACATATGAAACACACCGTCTTATAAGGCTATAACTAGGGGCGTACAAATCGAATCGGAAAATCGAACTATACCGAAAAGTCAAATCAAATCAATTAAAAACCtgattaggtttggtttggtattgagtaaaaaatccgaaccaaactgacatataaatatataatttttatatatacttttaaaacttTTTGTAGAATTTTCTTTAAGAAATGTCAAGAAATATTTGCGATTCTCTTATGGGATATAATATTCAGTTAAATATGAAGTGCTTcatatttattaaccttaaataatgggttgtatgatcactttctcatcAAGTATTACTAAAATGCGTCAatatctttgttcttccatattcatatcatatgttaagatctactaaattgttatatctttttcgaatgtgaagtgattattattattatttaggtatcgtattgatttttatgtttaattactaagttTGGCTAACCTTAAAAGTGTACATTAATGAAACATTATTGGCAGACGactaaaaaaaataactattatatgttactaagaaaattctctcaaaaaaatattttaatagataatatgtttgtcaattttttatatttttactaaacatatatgtgcttattaaaaatttaacaatgtaagattaaaataatatttaagtaacaaaaaactcgaaaaatccgaaaaatccgacaaaaccgaaccaatccaaaccgatatagttgcattggtttggttttgataaaaatcgaaccaactcggtccatgtacacccctactttCCAGGATTAAAATTTAAATGGTGGCACTAAATGATCATATTTATGTCATTCTCCCAATTTGAAATCCAACTGAAAGAGTTGTTTATGTTTTTCTTCACATAAGTAAGTTTCATCAGTCCTTTTTTTTTTCTGCACCTACTTCATTTTGCAAAACACATATAAGAACTGCAATGATATTAAACTAACAGAAAAaaattgtatttgttgttattatgTTCGCTGTGTGTGATAAATCTGAGTAGAAGCTAGTGCTTGTTATTTCAAGTAACTCCTTTAATTTTATCGAAAATGTTTTCTGCTCCTTCGAGCAGCTAAATAGAAAATAGACTAAATAGTAATAAGAAGGGTGGACAAATGTCACTAGTAGTGTGACCTGATATTTCCTTCCTTTCTGGACTGCTTTTCTTTTTAGTACTGATAACCCTAAAGATCAAAGGCAAAACGAAAAATGCATAAGGGACAAAATTTAAGGGGTCCTTTGCTTCGAAATTATAATTTTCtggattaaatttatatttgttttaattaatagtCGAAATTGTTGGTCCCAAGATAATGGATAATAAAGTAGCTAGGGACAAACAAAAGTAGCTAGCTTTtatgtttttgatattattgtctGTAAGTGCCAATTACGCATTTATGTGTATTGGGTAAAGAAAAAGTATAGCTTTAAATTAAAGAATAGACTTAAGATAATTGCTTGAGTTGGCTTTCTCTGCATAAAAGGAGACTTATTGTATACACACGAGATACAGAAGAAATATTGTTTTGGAATTCACATTCtcttcatggtatcagagcatattttgaaaattttctttaacttttTCATTCTGCCTCCTTCTTTTCAAAATGGTAGAAACATCTGATGTTAATACCTTTGTGGCTACTGTGGCTGATTCATCCAAGAAAGTAACGATTGACTCATCACACCCATTTTTTCTTCACCCCTTAGACTATCCAGGAATGAACCTGGTTTCTTCAGTTTTTGATGGCAAAAGTTATGGTGTTTGGCGTAGAACTGTTGTGATAGCTCTTTATACAAAGAACAAATTGGATTTTATTGATGGAACCATCTCCATTCCGGATGAAAGCTCTGGGCTTCAAAGTGCTTGGTCAAGAGGAAATGACATGGTCTTGTCTTGGTTGCTTAACTCTCTATCAAAGGAGATTGCAGAGAGTGTGCTTTATTCTCACAATGAAAAGGACCTatggaatgatttggaagacAGATTTGGTCAAACAAATGGTGCTAAAATTGTTTCAACTTCAATAAAAACTAAGTTATGTAGTTCAAGAAAACTCTAGTGTATCTAGCTACTTTACGAAAATGAAAAGTTTGTGGGATGAGTTAGATACTCTAATTAATTTTTCCACATGTTCATGTGAGTGTGTGTGTGGAGCTAAAGGAAAGAACTTGAAGACTCACCAAGACCAGAGGTTGTTGCAGTTTCTAATGGGGCTCAATGACACCTACATAGGGGTGAGAAGCAATATTCTATTGTCTTCTCCTTTACCCACTATTGGGCAAGCCTACTCCCTCGTGATTCAAGAtgaaaaacaaagggaaattcATGCTAACCCTGCTCATCCAGTAGATTCTTCCTCTTTCATTGCAGCCAACTATGCAGGAAATGATAAGAAGATGAATAATAATAGAGGACAGAAAACAGATTTTGATGCTAAGAAAGCAGGACTTAGATGCGCTTACTATAAAAAGGTTGGTCACAACATTGAAAAGTGCTACAGGCTCTATGGATTCCTGCAGATTTTAAGTTCACAAAGCAGAGGAGATATCAAGAAGGAGTTCAGGTTAACAGTACTTTTAACACAGTTGGAAAAAGTGAGCAGGGAGGTACTAAGTTGACAAATACTCGAGAAAATGTGACGGAATTACCACAGCTTCTTCAACAAGTGAAAATGGCACAAAATGGAGCAAGTACCTTTGAAGT includes these proteins:
- the LOC107818584 gene encoding uncharacterized protein LOC107818584, producing the protein MVETSDVNTFVATVADSSKKVTIDSSHPFFLHPLDYPGMNLVSSVFDGKSYGVWRRTVVIALYTKNKLDFIDGTISIPDESSGLQSAWSRGNDMVLSWLLNSLSKEIAESVLYSHNEKDLWNDLEDRFGQTNGAKIVSTSIKTKLCSSRKL